In one window of Candidatus Cetobacterium colombiensis DNA:
- a CDS encoding thymidine kinase, whose product MHLLLTEGMGWIEVVTGSMFSGKSEELIRRMRRAKYANQKILVFKHASDDRYDDTKVASHSQAFIEAIPASTVEEMREIIETRYKDVKVIGIDEVQFFGEGVAEFCEELADEGKRVVVAGLDQDFRGEPFKPMDRLMAKAEYVDKFNAICACCGNPASRTQRLVDGEPAYEDDPIVLVGASESYEARCRRCHIVRKRGE is encoded by the coding sequence ATGCATTTATTGTTAACAGAAGGAATGGGTTGGATAGAAGTTGTTACAGGGAGTATGTTCTCTGGAAAAAGTGAAGAACTTATAAGAAGAATGAGAAGAGCGAAGTATGCAAATCAAAAAATATTAGTTTTTAAGCATGCTAGCGATGATAGATATGATGATACAAAAGTAGCTTCTCATAGTCAGGCTTTTATAGAAGCAATTCCAGCTTCAACAGTTGAAGAAATGAGAGAAATAATTGAAACAAGATATAAAGATGTAAAAGTTATAGGGATAGATGAGGTTCAGTTTTTTGGAGAGGGAGTAGCTGAGTTTTGTGAAGAATTAGCAGATGAAGGGAAGAGAGTAGTTGTGGCTGGTTTAGATCAAGATTTTAGAGGAGAACCATTTAAACCAATGGATAGATTAATGGCAAAAGCTGAATATGTAGATAAATTTAATGCAATTTGTGCTTGTTGTGGTAATCCAGCTTCAAGAACTCAAAGACTTGTAGATGGAGAACCTGCATATGAGGATGATCCAATAGTTTTAGTTGGAGCTAGTGAAAGTTATGAAGCAAGATGTAGAAGATGTCATATAGTTAGAAAAAGAGGAGAGTAA
- the era gene encoding GTPase Era gives MKAGFIAVVGRPNVGKSTLINKLVNEKVAIVSDKAGTTRDTIKGILNFNDNQYIFVDTPGIHKPKHLLGEHMTNSALRVLRDVDVIAMVIDASQEISTGDLFVWEKVKEAKKTPRVLIVNKIDKINDEELIEKRKEIAEKLGDFDAIVEIAGQYAIGVPKLLEALDPFLEDGMKYYPDDMYTDMPMYRIITEVVREKILERTRDEIPHSVAIEIINVTRRDNGKDKFDINIYVERDSQKGIIIGKQGKMLKEIGTESRKEIENLLGVQIYLELWVKVKDDWRKKKPFLKELGYVEEK, from the coding sequence GTGAAAGCTGGATTTATAGCTGTTGTAGGAAGACCTAATGTAGGAAAATCTACACTAATAAATAAACTTGTAAATGAAAAGGTAGCGATTGTTTCTGATAAAGCAGGAACAACTAGAGATACAATAAAAGGAATTTTAAACTTTAATGATAATCAATATATTTTTGTGGATACTCCAGGTATTCATAAACCAAAGCACTTATTAGGAGAACATATGACAAATAGTGCTTTAAGAGTGTTAAGAGATGTAGACGTTATTGCAATGGTAATAGATGCTTCTCAGGAAATAAGCACTGGAGACTTGTTTGTTTGGGAAAAAGTAAAAGAAGCAAAGAAAACTCCAAGAGTTTTAATTGTAAATAAAATAGATAAAATAAACGATGAAGAGTTAATTGAGAAAAGAAAAGAAATAGCAGAAAAACTAGGAGATTTTGATGCAATAGTTGAAATTGCAGGTCAGTATGCTATTGGAGTTCCAAAATTACTAGAAGCATTAGATCCATTTTTAGAAGATGGAATGAAATATTATCCAGATGATATGTATACAGATATGCCTATGTATAGAATAATAACAGAAGTTGTTAGAGAAAAAATATTAGAAAGAACAAGGGATGAGATACCACACTCTGTAGCAATTGAAATTATAAATGTAACTAGAAGAGATAATGGAAAAGATAAATTTGATATTAATATTTATGTTGAAAGAGATTCTCAAAAAGGAATTATAATTGGAAAACAAGGAAAAATGCTAAAAGAGATTGGTACTGAATCAAGAAAAGAGATTGAAAACTTACTTGGAGTACAAATTTACTTAGAGTTATGGGTAAAAGTAAAGGATGATTGGAGAAAGAAAAAACCATTCTTAAAAGAGTTAGGATACGTAGAAGAAAAATAA
- a CDS encoding tyrosine-type recombinase/integrase → MELLKNFIKYKSDSKGLKKETLELYRGDIKDFEEFIEKDLLEIKKEDILKYIEFLKKNYQPNSIIRKISTIKTFYKYLLEKRMIDDNPTEGITIEKAPERELETLELWEINNILDTCTKDYKGTRDRLVIKLLVETNLSINDILKIQISDLEMSSYEYIFNDDKGEKIQISEEVSKDLEYYVKNVRDKLFGGNSNLVFFGFSRQSFRARFIALGKKCGIEREITPNMLRNTLKTMVKYNDEINDEQFFLDLKEKYFKIGIGDD, encoded by the coding sequence ATGGAATTGTTAAAAAATTTTATAAAATATAAATCAGATTCAAAGGGATTAAAAAAAGAAACTTTAGAATTATATCGTGGAGATATAAAAGATTTTGAAGAGTTTATAGAAAAAGATTTGTTAGAAATTAAAAAAGAAGATATATTAAAATATATAGAATTTTTAAAGAAAAATTATCAACCGAATTCAATAATTAGAAAAATAAGTACAATAAAAACTTTTTATAAATATTTATTAGAAAAAAGAATGATAGATGATAATCCAACTGAAGGAATAACTATAGAAAAAGCTCCTGAAAGAGAATTAGAAACATTAGAACTTTGGGAGATTAATAACATCTTAGATACATGTACAAAAGACTATAAAGGAACTAGAGATAGATTAGTTATAAAGCTTTTAGTAGAAACAAATCTTTCGATAAATGATATACTAAAAATTCAAATATCTGATTTGGAAATGTCTTCATATGAGTATATATTTAATGATGATAAAGGAGAAAAGATTCAAATATCTGAAGAAGTATCAAAAGATTTAGAATATTATGTAAAGAATGTTAGAGATAAACTGTTTGGTGGAAATAGTAATTTAGTATTTTTTGGATTTAGTAGACAATCATTTAGAGCTAGATTTATAGCTTTAGGGAAAAAGTGTGGTATTGAAAGAGAGATAACTCCAAATATGTTGAGAAATACTTTAAAAACTATGGTAAAATATAACGATGAAATAAATGACGAACAATTTTTTTTAGACTTGAAAGAAAAGTATTTTAAAATTGGAATAGGAGATGATTAA
- the recN gene encoding DNA repair protein RecN, producing the protein MLKELKIENLAIIEKVDLEFKNGLIVLTGETGAGKSIILSGINLLIGEKANADMVRDGEDYLLAQGVFAVNDEQEAELKEMGIEAEDNEVIVRRHIDKNGKGKAFVNNIRVPMSSLKEIMGTLVDIVGQHSHQMLLNKNNHLKLLDRFLGQDGIDLKKQLEVIYNEYSSLERRIQDVEKNKRETLEKKEFYEFQLQEIDKVSLKDGEDEKLEEEYKKLFHAGKIKEKLSLTENLLKDDEKNALSIIYNSRKNLEIISKYGKEFQENLERLERVYYDLQDCVDSIRDLNDDIEADDMRLEKVISRLDAINRLKSKYGDEISEILEYRDKINEKLQLLDENSFQVKKLEKEKNEAKEKYYILANELSAIRKIKAKLIEDNLQAELKELNMSDAHFKIEFEKSNSMTFNGVDQVEFMISTNVGQGLKPLWKVASGGEVSRIMLAIKVIFSKVDNIPILIFDEIDTGVGGETVRKIANKLKEIGQSAQVMSITHSPAIAAKASQQFYIEKKLIDNKTITQVKELDENERVQEIARMLAGKNISEAVIEHAKELLGDI; encoded by the coding sequence ATGTTAAAAGAGTTAAAAATAGAAAACTTAGCCATAATAGAAAAGGTAGACTTAGAGTTTAAAAATGGTTTAATTGTTCTAACAGGAGAAACAGGAGCGGGTAAATCTATTATTTTAAGTGGAATAAACCTTTTAATTGGAGAAAAAGCTAATGCTGATATGGTTCGTGATGGAGAGGATTATCTTTTAGCTCAAGGAGTTTTTGCTGTTAATGACGAACAGGAAGCAGAACTAAAAGAAATGGGAATTGAAGCTGAAGATAATGAAGTGATTGTAAGAAGACACATTGATAAAAATGGAAAAGGGAAAGCCTTTGTGAATAATATAAGAGTTCCAATGTCTAGCTTAAAAGAGATAATGGGAACTCTAGTAGATATTGTAGGTCAACATTCTCATCAGATGTTATTAAATAAAAATAATCATTTAAAATTATTAGATAGATTTTTAGGACAAGATGGAATTGATCTAAAGAAACAATTAGAAGTTATTTATAATGAGTATTCTAGTTTAGAGCGTAGAATTCAAGATGTTGAAAAAAATAAAAGAGAGACCTTGGAAAAAAAAGAGTTTTATGAATTTCAACTTCAAGAAATAGACAAAGTTTCTTTAAAAGATGGTGAAGATGAAAAGTTAGAAGAGGAATATAAAAAGCTATTTCACGCAGGAAAAATAAAAGAAAAATTATCTTTAACTGAAAACTTATTAAAAGATGATGAAAAGAATGCTTTAAGTATAATATATAACAGTAGAAAAAATTTAGAAATAATATCAAAGTATGGAAAAGAGTTTCAAGAAAATTTAGAGAGGTTAGAAAGAGTTTATTATGATCTTCAAGATTGTGTAGATTCAATAAGAGATTTAAATGATGATATAGAAGCTGACGATATGAGACTAGAAAAAGTAATTTCAAGATTAGATGCAATTAATCGTTTGAAATCTAAATATGGAGACGAAATTTCTGAAATATTAGAATATAGAGACAAAATAAATGAAAAACTGCAACTTTTAGATGAAAATAGTTTCCAAGTGAAAAAACTAGAAAAAGAAAAAAATGAAGCTAAAGAGAAGTACTATATTTTAGCTAATGAATTAAGTGCCATTAGAAAAATAAAAGCAAAATTGATAGAAGATAATTTACAAGCTGAATTAAAAGAACTTAATATGAGTGATGCACATTTTAAAATTGAATTTGAAAAATCAAATTCAATGACGTTTAATGGTGTTGATCAAGTTGAATTCATGATTTCTACCAATGTTGGTCAGGGATTAAAACCTTTATGGAAAGTTGCTTCTGGTGGAGAGGTTAGTAGAATAATGCTAGCTATTAAAGTTATTTTTTCTAAAGTGGATAACATTCCAATTTTAATATTTGATGAAATAGATACGGGAGTTGGAGGAGAAACAGTTAGAAAAATTGCAAACAAATTAAAAGAGATTGGACAGAGCGCTCAAGTTATGAGTATAACTCATTCTCCGGCCATAGCAGCAAAGGCATCTCAACAATTTTATATAGAAAAAAAATTAATAGATAATAAAACTATAACACAAGTAAAAGAATTAGATGAAAATGAGAGAGTTCAAGAGATAGCAAGAATGCTAGCAGGAAAAAATATTTCAGAAGCAGTAATAGAACATGCAAAAGAATTGTTGGGTGATATATAA
- a CDS encoding NAD(+)/NADH kinase, translating into MKGTIIYNEDKKEAIKLYNEFKSFFFKKKIEIVPETYILKADFAVVIGGDGTLLRASKTLIKNKNIDVFAVNAGSLGFLTEIKAEEFEPTFENYLLGKIKRESRQLLKVIIRDEEIDVLNEVVISKKMASSKILNIFMSTEKTKICNYKADGIIVATPTGSTAYSLSAGGPIVMPQIKAMVVTPLAPHNLATRPIIISGEEKLILTLNPEQKGCIIVDGEIERDLQDTENVLIYYSEKKINLILPEDRDYYGILRDKLKWGDNLC; encoded by the coding sequence ATGAAAGGAACTATAATTTATAACGAAGATAAAAAAGAAGCAATAAAATTATACAATGAGTTTAAAAGTTTTTTTTTCAAAAAAAAAATTGAAATAGTTCCTGAAACTTATATATTAAAAGCAGATTTTGCAGTTGTTATAGGAGGAGATGGAACACTTTTAAGAGCATCTAAAACTTTAATCAAAAATAAAAATATAGATGTTTTTGCTGTTAATGCAGGATCATTAGGTTTTTTAACAGAAATAAAAGCAGAAGAATTTGAACCAACTTTCGAAAATTATTTATTGGGAAAAATAAAAAGAGAGAGTCGACAACTGCTAAAAGTGATTATAAGAGATGAGGAAATAGATGTTTTAAATGAGGTTGTTATTTCTAAAAAAATGGCTAGTTCAAAAATTTTAAATATCTTCATGAGTACAGAAAAAACAAAAATATGTAACTATAAAGCAGATGGCATAATTGTAGCTACTCCAACAGGATCAACGGCATATTCTTTATCAGCTGGAGGACCAATAGTAATGCCTCAAATAAAGGCTATGGTAGTAACACCTTTAGCTCCACATAACCTGGCAACAAGACCAATAATAATAAGTGGAGAAGAAAAGTTGATTTTAACTTTAAATCCAGAGCAAAAAGGTTGTATAATAGTGGATGGCGAAATAGAAAGAGATTTACAAGATACAGAAAATGTTTTAATATATTATTCTGAAAAGAAAATAAATCTGATTTTGCCAGAAGATAGAGATTACTATGGAATTTTGAGAGATAAGTTAAAATGGGGAGATAATCTATGTTAA